In a single window of the Anaerotruncus rubiinfantis genome:
- a CDS encoding uridine kinase family protein gives MKYSLIMDKVSVDKTSNIIRSNPMQEVSRAEAEYRGKIAQVCDQAIRDGIYILLITGPSASGKTTSAKMIADELTARGQKVNRISLDNFYKNVEELPRWSDGYQNYEAVEGLDISCFEEMVQRLLREGHANFPIFDFTTGRRAAETINLTCDPHTFLIIEGIHALNPLIFKSVEGFSCMKIYISVHSDFVDGQGNILLCARDLRLIRRVIRDFYYRSTLAEDTFKMWDYVLRGEDLYIRPFRKYADLHINSTHNYEPYLYHDEMVRMLLACTPDSPYTPIIQRMMAASSHFFHMASELVPDSSLIQEFLKPKSWK, from the coding sequence TTGAAATACAGCCTGATTATGGATAAAGTATCCGTTGACAAAACATCGAATATCATCCGTTCAAATCCCATGCAGGAAGTTTCCCGCGCCGAGGCGGAATACCGCGGCAAAATCGCTCAGGTCTGCGACCAGGCAATCCGCGACGGCATCTACATCCTGCTGATCACCGGGCCGTCCGCGTCCGGAAAAACCACCAGCGCAAAAATGATCGCGGATGAACTGACCGCACGCGGACAGAAGGTCAACCGCATTTCGCTGGATAATTTCTACAAAAATGTCGAAGAACTTCCCCGCTGGAGCGACGGCTATCAGAATTACGAGGCGGTCGAAGGGCTGGACATCTCCTGTTTTGAAGAGATGGTGCAGCGCCTGCTGCGCGAGGGTCATGCAAATTTCCCTATCTTCGATTTCACCACCGGGCGGCGCGCCGCTGAAACGATCAACCTCACCTGCGACCCGCATACCTTTCTGATCATTGAAGGCATCCACGCGCTCAATCCTCTGATTTTTAAAAGTGTCGAAGGCTTCTCCTGTATGAAAATCTATATCAGCGTCCACAGCGACTTTGTTGATGGACAGGGAAACATCCTGCTCTGCGCACGCGACCTGCGGCTCATCCGGCGGGTTATACGCGATTTTTATTACCGCAGCACGCTGGCTGAGGACACCTTCAAAATGTGGGATTACGTCCTGCGCGGCGAGGACCTGTATATCCGGCCGTTCCGCAAATACGCCGACCTGCATATCAACTCCACCCACAACTACGAACCCTATCTCTATCATGACGAGATGGTCCGCATGCTGCTCGCCTGCACGCCGGATTCGCCTTATACCCCCATCATCCAGCGGATGATGGCCGCTTCCAGCCATTTCTTCCACATGGCGAGCGAGCTCGTTCCGGATTCGTCCCTGATCCAGGAATTCCTGAAGCCCAAATCCTGGAAGTGA